A region of the Cellulomonas sp. WB94 genome:
CACGGTCGCCGAGAGCCGAGAGCCGACGTACGAGCCGGCGACACCGAGGATGCCGAACACGAGGCCCTGGGCCACGCTGACGCGCGCGGCACGGCGGTGCGGGATCATCCCGATCACGGACGTGACGCCGACGATGAGGAGCGATCCCGTCGTCGCTGCGCGCGAGTCCTGGCCGAACAGGTAGACCAGTGCCGGGACGGTGAGGATCGAGCCGCCACCCCCGAGGGCGCCGAGGCTGAGGCCGATCAGCAGACCGACGGGGATGACGAGCGCGAGCATGTGACGTCCTTCGTCTCCGGGGGTCAGAACCTGACGAGCCCGGATCAGTCCGTCCCGCTGCGCTCCGAGACCAGGGCGAGTCCGGCGTCGGCCGCGTGGTCACCGAACGAGTCGTCGACCGCCACCACCTGCTGATGGCCGTTGGCCACCAGGAAGGACGCCGCGATCGACGCGCGGTAACCGGCGGCGCAGTGGATCCACACCTCACCGCTCGGCACGTCACCCAGACGTTCGAGCAGGAAGTGCAGCGGGACGTGCACAGCGCCGTCGACGTGCGACTCGCGCCACTCGCCCACTCGCCTGACATCGAGGACGGTCACGCGGCGGTGGTGGAGAACCTGGGCCAGGTCGGCGAACGTGGCACGCTCGAAGCGGCCGAGGGGCCCGTCGGTCCAGTCGTCTGGTCCCCCGGTGGCCGCTGCCGACGGAGAGTCGATGCCGATCCGGACGAGCTCCCGCTGCGCCTCGGCGACCTGCTCCGGGCTCTCTCCCAGCAGAGTGACCGGGGTCCCCCACGGGATGAGCCATCCGAGGTAGGTCGCGAACTGCCCGTCGAGCCCGAAGTTGACCGTGCCGGGGACGTGACCCAGCGCGAACGCCGAGCGGCTGCGCAGGTCGACCAGCCACTCCCCGGCGTGCAGGCGACGGGACAGCTCCGCCTTGTCGGCCTGCAGGGGCGGGCTGAGGTCCGGGCCGGACGGCCCGTGCGAGTTTGCTGGACCCATGTGGGCGTAGTACGCCGGGAAGGCGTCGAGCCCGGCGATGATCTCCGCGACGTACTCCTCCTCGCTCCTGGTCAGGGCGGGGTTGCTGAGCCGTTCCGTCCCGATCGTCGACCCGGTTGCGCCTGACGTCGTGGCGGTCGCGGAGCAGAAGCTGCCGAACCCGTGCGTGGGCATGACGACCGTGGCGTCAGGCAGCTCGCGAGCGAGCGAGCGAGCCGAGGCGAACTGGTGGTGGGCGAGCGCGTGGGTGTGCTCGGGTCCGAGGAGGTCAGGCCGCCCTGTGGAGCCGAACAGCAACGACCCACCGGAGAAGACGGCGGGCTCATCGCCCTCGAGCGCGTAGGACAGGTGGGTGAACGTGTGCCCCGGGGTGGCCACCACCCGCACCCTCATCTCGGGGCTGACGTCGACGACGTCGCCGCCGCTGATCGGCGTCCGATCGAAGGAGACCAGGTCGTCGGCGTTGACGAAGTACTGCGCGCCGGTCCGCTGGGCCAGGGCGAAGCCTCCGGTCACGTAGTCGTTGTGGATGTGGGTCTCGAAGACATGCGTGATGCGCACTCCGGCGCAGTCTGCCGCAGCGAGCATGCGGTCGATGTCGCGCTGGGGGTCGACCACGAACGCGACCTGCCCGTCATGGATGAGGTAGCTGCGGTCGCCGAGCGACGGGGTGTCGATGGCGACGATCGTCGTGGTCATGTCTCGCAGGCCTTTCCAGGCGAGGCGTCGGCTGACGCCGGATCGATACCCCTCGGGGTATGTTGACCCTACAACCGGGGGCCTCGTCACCGCATTCCGACGTCCGAAGCGACACCCTTGGTTTCGTCTCACGCCCACTGGAGGAGCATGTCCCCGGCCATCACCACCCCGACGGAGCCTCGGCGCACCCTCGAAGCGGCCGCTGCCGCACTGCGCAGCTGGACGCCCCGCCAGCACCTGGCAGCAGCCGTGTTCTCCGTCGCCTTCGCGCTCCTGATCGGCATCCCGACGGTGCTCATCCCCAACCCGGTCTTCGGCCGGCAGGTACCGGTCCAGGGGTGGAACTACCCCGTCTGGATCGCCTCGTCGATCCTCGGCGGGATGCTTGCCGCGACCTATGTCCGACAGTCTCGCCATGAGCTCGACGCGACAGCGGCCGACGACGTGGTCGATGCGCCGAGCAGGTTCGGGATGGTTGGCGGTGTCCTGGCCTGGTTCGCGGTCGGCTGCCCGGTGTGCAACAAGCTCGCCCTGCTGGCCCTCGGATACTCGGGAGCCATTACCTGGTTCGCCCCCGTCCAGCCCTACCTCGCGGCCGCTGCGCTCGTCATGACCGCGGGCGCCCTGCTGGTGCGCCTGCGGGGCCAGATCCTGTGCCTCACCCCTCGGGCTCGCGGCAGCCGGCCGCCGACCGCCCCCATGCCGCGAGCAGCTCGATGACCGCCGGGGTCGTCCTGCACCTGACCGAACCCGCCGAGGGCACGCACCGCGCTGTCCTCCGCAACGCGCTGAACCTGATCCCCGAGGTCGAGCCCGGCACTCCGATCGAGGTCGTCGCGCACGGGGAGGCGATCGCTCTGGCGCGAGCGGGCCAGGTCACGGCTGACGCCCTCGCGGAGGCGCTGGATGCAGGGATCATCCTCGTCGTGTGCCGCAACTCGTTGCGCTCGCAGGGCCTGACGGACGGCGACCTCGTCGACGGCACCGTCGTCGTGCCGTCCGGGGTCGGGCACCTCGTCGCGCGGCAGAACCAGGGCTGGGCCTACCTGCGACCCTGAGGCCCGGGTCTGATGGTGTGGTCGAGGTAGGCGCGCGTCGCCGACGCCGTCACGGCTCCCGCGGCGAGGCCGGGCTGAGCGGAAGACGGATCGTGATCGTTGTCCCGGCCCCCTCGCGCGAGGTCGCCTCGATCGTGCCGCCATGGGCCGTGACGATCTCTCGAGCGACGGCCAGTCCGATCCCCGAACCCGCGACCTGGCGGGCTGATCGGCCCCGCCACAGCCGGTCGAAGACGTGGGGCAGCTCGTCCGCTGCGATCCCCGGACCCGAGTCGACGACCTTGAGGACCGCATCGCCGCCCTCCGTCCGCACGACGACGTTGACCCGGTCGCCCGGGCGGCAGTAGCGGGCGGCGTTGGCCAGCAGGTTGCCCATCGCCTGGTGCAGTCGGTCGGAGTCAGCCTGGACCACAACGGGTCCGTCGAACCGGCTGTCGACGACGAGCCCGGCGGCGCGCAGCTGCGACTCCCGCGCTGCCAGCTCGTCGCTCGCGACCTGCGCCGCGTCGACGTCCGCCCACGCGACCGGGTCGCCGCTGGCCTCGGCTGCGGACAGCTCGGCGAGGTCGCTCACGATGCGTCCCAGCCGCAACGACTGGTCGTGGAGAGCGCCGAGGCCCTGCGGGCTGGGCTCGACCAGGCCGTCACGAAGCTCCTCGAGCCCGGCCTGCAGAGCTGCGAGGGGCGTGCGCAGCTCGTGCGCGACGTCGGCGGTGACGTTGCGTCGCTCCTGCTCCGAGCGGGCGACCGTCTGGGCCATCGAGTCGAAGGCGCGCGCCAGCTCGCCGATCTCGCCCGGCCCCGTCACGCCCGCTCGAGCACTCCGGTCCCCCGCGGTGAATGCCCGCGCGGCCCTCGTCATGGCGGCGATCGGACGCGCGAGCCGCCGGGTGACCACCCAGCTCGCGAGCACCGCAACGAGGAGTGCGATCACCGCAGCCGCGGCGATCCACGACCAGGCGACGTCGCGACCGCCGGTCCCGGTCGCCGTCAGGAACACCAGACGGAC
Encoded here:
- a CDS encoding MBL fold metallo-hydrolase, with amino-acid sequence MTTTIVAIDTPSLGDRSYLIHDGQVAFVVDPQRDIDRMLAAADCAGVRITHVFETHIHNDYVTGGFALAQRTGAQYFVNADDLVSFDRTPISGGDVVDVSPEMRVRVVATPGHTFTHLSYALEGDEPAVFSGGSLLFGSTGRPDLLGPEHTHALAHHQFASARSLARELPDATVVMPTHGFGSFCSATATTSGATGSTIGTERLSNPALTRSEEEYVAEIIAGLDAFPAYYAHMGPANSHGPSGPDLSPPLQADKAELSRRLHAGEWLVDLRSRSAFALGHVPGTVNFGLDGQFATYLGWLIPWGTPVTLLGESPEQVAEAQRELVRIGIDSPSAAATGGPDDWTDGPLGRFERATFADLAQVLHHRRVTVLDVRRVGEWRESHVDGAVHVPLHFLLERLGDVPSGEVWIHCAAGYRASIAASFLVANGHQQVVAVDDSFGDHAADAGLALVSERSGTD
- a CDS encoding DsrE family protein, translating into MTAGVVLHLTEPAEGTHRAVLRNALNLIPEVEPGTPIEVVAHGEAIALARAGQVTADALAEALDAGIILVVCRNSLRSQGLTDGDLVDGTVVVPSGVGHLVARQNQGWAYLRP
- a CDS encoding HAMP domain-containing sensor histidine kinase, translating into MTTKRFGLGPLGRRMLLAFVLVAVFSVAVLTAAALVGVGRGMEVSQKADRQQATQAAANAAGAAYQQIGSWAGADLSHAGAIAEVAGARLFVLDASGASVGGGSGSPAGQGKGGLGPAGGAGVFDATVTANGDAVGTVRLVFLTATGTGGRDVAWSWIAAAAVIALLVAVLASWVVTRRLARPIAAMTRAARAFTAGDRSARAGVTGPGEIGELARAFDSMAQTVARSEQERRNVTADVAHELRTPLAALQAGLEELRDGLVEPSPQGLGALHDQSLRLGRIVSDLAELSAAEASGDPVAWADVDAAQVASDELAARESQLRAAGLVVDSRFDGPVVVQADSDRLHQAMGNLLANAARYCRPGDRVNVVVRTEGGDAVLKVVDSGPGIAADELPHVFDRLWRGRSARQVAGSGIGLAVAREIVTAHGGTIEATSREGAGTTITIRLPLSPASPREP